A single Triticum dicoccoides isolate Atlit2015 ecotype Zavitan chromosome 2A, WEW_v2.0, whole genome shotgun sequence DNA region contains:
- the LOC119359460 gene encoding cysteine proteinase inhibitor 10-like — MTTSTTAAIPCLLLLATLTIAAAEIGHPQAPAAATGAVGCRTEIRDVGKNKLVQSLGRFAVSEHNRRLSHGGGPVNNGDPVQVQLVFIAVAAAQKQVASGVVYYLKVIARDRAGGGGDRPFDAVVVVKAWIKSKELVSLMPSPK; from the coding sequence ATGACtacctccaccaccgccgccatcccCTGTCTCCTCCTCCTTGCCACGCTCACCATCGCCGCTGCTGAAATAGGGCACCCGCAGGCTCCGGCGGCAGCCACAGGCGCCGTGGGCTGCCGGACGGAGATCAGGGACGTGGGCAAGAATAAGCtggtgcagtccctgggccggttCGCGGTGTCCGAGCACAACCGCCGCCTCAGCCACGGCGGCGGACCAGTCAACAACGGTGACCCCGTCCAGGTCCAGCTCGTCTTCATCGCCGTGGCGGCGGCGCAGAAGCAGGTCGCCTCCGGGGTGGTATACTACCTGAAGGTTATCGCCCGGGaccgcgccggcggcggcggggacaggccGTTCGACGCCGTGGTGGTCGTCAAGGCGTGGATCAAGTCCAAGGAGCTCGTGTCTCTCATGCCTTCTCCCAAGTAA